Proteins co-encoded in one Amia ocellicauda isolate fAmiCal2 chromosome 11, fAmiCal2.hap1, whole genome shotgun sequence genomic window:
- the rars1 gene encoding arginine--tRNA ligase, cytoplasmic isoform X1, whose product MADLLAEYTSRFQQQEREIKSLSVEIEKLKNPETLGPPSYMEELREENSKLKYRLNILKRSLQEEQSECSQSMININQRLQEVFGNAIRAAYPDLENPPLAVTPNQQPKFGDYQFNSAMAMAQMMKAKGQKVNPREIAETVMKNIPDNDIIQKLEIAGPGFINIHLKKDFVSKLLTNLLRNGVKPPAVEAKKKVVVDFSSPNIAKEMHVGHLRSTIIGDSMCRLFEFLGHDVLRLNHVGDWGTQFGMLIAHLQDKFPDYLTVSPPIGDLQGFYKESKKRFDNEEDFKKRAYQCVVRLQSKEPEFIKAWNLICDVSRQEFQKVYDCLDVKLIERGESYYQDMMTTVVKEFEDKGLVEMDEGRKIVFTPGLPLPLTIVKSDGGFTYDTSDLAALKQRLMEEKADIIIYVTDSGQGVHFQVVFAAAQMIGWYDPNVTRVEHAGFGVVLGEDKKKFKTRSGDTVRLMDLLEEGLKRSMDKLKDKERDKVLTPEELQAAQTSVAFGCIKYADLSHNRINDYVFSFDKMLDDRGNTAAYLLYAFTRIRSIARLANIEDATLRKAAETTELVLDHEKEWKLGKCILRFPEILQKILEDLLLHTLCDYLYELATTFTEFYDTCYCVEKDRQTGEVVKVNMWRMLLCEVTAAVMAEGFDILGIKPVHRM is encoded by the exons ATGGCAGATCTGCTCGCTGAATATACTTCTCGATTTCAACAGCAG GAGAGGGAGATTAAATCTCTTTCGGTTGAAATTGAGAAGCTGAAGAATCCAGAGACACTGGGACCTCCATCATACATGGAAGAATTAAGAGAAGAAAACTCCAAACTTAAGTACCGTTTGAATATCCTTAAGAGG AGTCTTCAAGAAGAGCAAAGTGAATGCAGCCAAAGCATGATCAACATCAACCAGCGGCTGCAGGAGGTCTTTGGCAATGCCATACGGGCGGCCTACCCCGATTTGGAGAACCCCCCCCTAGCTGTGACCCCCAACCAGCAGCCAAAATTCGGGGACTATCAGTTCAACAGTGCTATGGCCATGGCTCAG ATGATGAAGGCGAAGGGACAGAAGGTGAACCCGAGGGAGATTGCAGAGACTGTAATGAAAAACATTCCAGACAACGACATAATTCAGAAATTGGAAATTGCTGGTCCAG GTTTCATCAATATTCACCTCAAGAAGGACTTTGTGTCAAAACTGTTGACAAACCTACTCAGGAATGGTGTGAAACCTCCTGCAGTTGAAGCCAAGAAAAAG GTAGTGGTTGACTTCTCCTCTCCAAACATTGCCAAAGAGATGCATGTGGGTCACCTTCGGTCTACCATCATCGGAGACAGCATGTGTCGGCTCTTTGAGTTTTTGGGACATGATGTCTTGAG GCTAAACCATGTTGGCGATTGGGGAACCCAGTTTGGAATGCTGATTGCTCACCTGCAGGACAAATTCCCTGACTATCTGACAGTGTCTCCCCCTATTGGGGACCTCCAGGGATTTTACAAA GAGTCCAAAAAGCGTTTTGACAATGAAGAGGATTTTAAGAAGAGAGCCTATCAATGTGTAGTGAGGCTGCAGAGTAAAGAACCAGAGTTCATTAAGGCCTGGAATTTAATCTGTGATGTGTCCAGGCAAG AGTTTCAGAAGGTGTACGACTGTCTGGATGTCAAGCTGATCGAAAGGGGAGAATCGTACTATCAGGATATGATGACTACAGTTGTGAAAGAGTTTGAAGACAAAG GTCTGGTCGAGATGGATGAAGGACGCAAAATCGTGTTTACCCCTGGCCTGCCCCTCCCTCTGACTATAGTGAAGTCTGACGGAGGGTTTACCTACGACACCTCTGACTTAGCTGCCCTGAAACAAAGGCTGATGGAAGAGAAGGCAGACATTATCATCTATGTTACAGACAGCGGGCAG GGGGTGCATTTCCAGGTGGTTTTTGCAGCAGCACAGATGATAGGCTGGTATGACCCCAACGTCACCCGAGTGGAGCACGCCGGGTTCGGAGTGGTCCTTGGAGAGGACAA GAAGAAATTTAAGACTCGCTCAGGGGATACAGTCAGGTTAATGGATCTGCTGGAGGAGGGACTGAAGCGATCCATGGATAAGCTGAAGGACAAGGAGAGGGACAAG GTGCTCACTCCCGAAGAGCTGCAGGCGGCCCAGACTTCGGTCGCTTTTGGGTGCATCAAATACGCCGACCTCTCTCATAACCGCATCAACGACTACGTCTTTTCCTTTGATAAGATGCTGGATGACCGAGGGAACACTGCTGCCTACTTGCTCTATGCCTTTACCAGGATAAG GTCCATCGCACGGCTGGCAAATATCGAGGACGCCACTCTGCGAAAGGCAGCTGAGACCACTGAGTTGGTGCTAGACCATGAGAAGGAGTGGAAGCTGGGCAAATGCATCCTGAGGTTCCCCGAGATCCTGCAGAAGATCCTGGAAGACCTTCTGCTCCACACTCTCTGTGACTACCTGTACGAGCTGGCCACCACCTTCACCGAGTTCTACGACACCTGCTACTGTGTGGAGAAGGACCGGC
- the rars1 gene encoding arginine--tRNA ligase, cytoplasmic isoform X2, with protein sequence MEELREENSKLKYRLNILKRSLQEEQSECSQSMININQRLQEVFGNAIRAAYPDLENPPLAVTPNQQPKFGDYQFNSAMAMAQMMKAKGQKVNPREIAETVMKNIPDNDIIQKLEIAGPGFINIHLKKDFVSKLLTNLLRNGVKPPAVEAKKKVVVDFSSPNIAKEMHVGHLRSTIIGDSMCRLFEFLGHDVLRLNHVGDWGTQFGMLIAHLQDKFPDYLTVSPPIGDLQGFYKESKKRFDNEEDFKKRAYQCVVRLQSKEPEFIKAWNLICDVSRQEFQKVYDCLDVKLIERGESYYQDMMTTVVKEFEDKGLVEMDEGRKIVFTPGLPLPLTIVKSDGGFTYDTSDLAALKQRLMEEKADIIIYVTDSGQGVHFQVVFAAAQMIGWYDPNVTRVEHAGFGVVLGEDKKKFKTRSGDTVRLMDLLEEGLKRSMDKLKDKERDKVLTPEELQAAQTSVAFGCIKYADLSHNRINDYVFSFDKMLDDRGNTAAYLLYAFTRIRSIARLANIEDATLRKAAETTELVLDHEKEWKLGKCILRFPEILQKILEDLLLHTLCDYLYELATTFTEFYDTCYCVEKDRQTGEVVKVNMWRMLLCEVTAAVMAEGFDILGIKPVHRM encoded by the exons ATGGAAGAATTAAGAGAAGAAAACTCCAAACTTAAGTACCGTTTGAATATCCTTAAGAGG AGTCTTCAAGAAGAGCAAAGTGAATGCAGCCAAAGCATGATCAACATCAACCAGCGGCTGCAGGAGGTCTTTGGCAATGCCATACGGGCGGCCTACCCCGATTTGGAGAACCCCCCCCTAGCTGTGACCCCCAACCAGCAGCCAAAATTCGGGGACTATCAGTTCAACAGTGCTATGGCCATGGCTCAG ATGATGAAGGCGAAGGGACAGAAGGTGAACCCGAGGGAGATTGCAGAGACTGTAATGAAAAACATTCCAGACAACGACATAATTCAGAAATTGGAAATTGCTGGTCCAG GTTTCATCAATATTCACCTCAAGAAGGACTTTGTGTCAAAACTGTTGACAAACCTACTCAGGAATGGTGTGAAACCTCCTGCAGTTGAAGCCAAGAAAAAG GTAGTGGTTGACTTCTCCTCTCCAAACATTGCCAAAGAGATGCATGTGGGTCACCTTCGGTCTACCATCATCGGAGACAGCATGTGTCGGCTCTTTGAGTTTTTGGGACATGATGTCTTGAG GCTAAACCATGTTGGCGATTGGGGAACCCAGTTTGGAATGCTGATTGCTCACCTGCAGGACAAATTCCCTGACTATCTGACAGTGTCTCCCCCTATTGGGGACCTCCAGGGATTTTACAAA GAGTCCAAAAAGCGTTTTGACAATGAAGAGGATTTTAAGAAGAGAGCCTATCAATGTGTAGTGAGGCTGCAGAGTAAAGAACCAGAGTTCATTAAGGCCTGGAATTTAATCTGTGATGTGTCCAGGCAAG AGTTTCAGAAGGTGTACGACTGTCTGGATGTCAAGCTGATCGAAAGGGGAGAATCGTACTATCAGGATATGATGACTACAGTTGTGAAAGAGTTTGAAGACAAAG GTCTGGTCGAGATGGATGAAGGACGCAAAATCGTGTTTACCCCTGGCCTGCCCCTCCCTCTGACTATAGTGAAGTCTGACGGAGGGTTTACCTACGACACCTCTGACTTAGCTGCCCTGAAACAAAGGCTGATGGAAGAGAAGGCAGACATTATCATCTATGTTACAGACAGCGGGCAG GGGGTGCATTTCCAGGTGGTTTTTGCAGCAGCACAGATGATAGGCTGGTATGACCCCAACGTCACCCGAGTGGAGCACGCCGGGTTCGGAGTGGTCCTTGGAGAGGACAA GAAGAAATTTAAGACTCGCTCAGGGGATACAGTCAGGTTAATGGATCTGCTGGAGGAGGGACTGAAGCGATCCATGGATAAGCTGAAGGACAAGGAGAGGGACAAG GTGCTCACTCCCGAAGAGCTGCAGGCGGCCCAGACTTCGGTCGCTTTTGGGTGCATCAAATACGCCGACCTCTCTCATAACCGCATCAACGACTACGTCTTTTCCTTTGATAAGATGCTGGATGACCGAGGGAACACTGCTGCCTACTTGCTCTATGCCTTTACCAGGATAAG GTCCATCGCACGGCTGGCAAATATCGAGGACGCCACTCTGCGAAAGGCAGCTGAGACCACTGAGTTGGTGCTAGACCATGAGAAGGAGTGGAAGCTGGGCAAATGCATCCTGAGGTTCCCCGAGATCCTGCAGAAGATCCTGGAAGACCTTCTGCTCCACACTCTCTGTGACTACCTGTACGAGCTGGCCACCACCTTCACCGAGTTCTACGACACCTGCTACTGTGTGGAGAAGGACCGGC